A window of Pseudomonas mucidolens contains these coding sequences:
- the trpB gene encoding tryptophan synthase subunit beta, which produces MTQSQTDLRNGPDANGLFGAFGGRYVAETLMPLILDLAREYEAAKVDPAFNEELAYFQRDYVGRPSPLYFAERLTEFCGGAKIYLKREELNHTGAHKINNCIGQILLARRMGKKRIIAETGAGMHGVATATVAARFGLQCVIYMGTTDIERQQANVFRMKLLGAEVIPVVAGTGTLKDAMNEALRDWVTNVDSTFYLIGTVAGPHPYPAMVRDFQAVIGKETRDQMQTQEGRLPDSLVACIGGGSNAMGLFHPFLDDTNVQIIGVEAAGHGIETGKHAASLNGGVPGVLHGNRTFLLQDDDGQIIDAHSISAGLDYPGIGPEHAWLHDIGRVQYTSVTDDEALAAFHQCCRLEGIIPALESAHALAEVFKRAPSLPKDHLMVVNLSGRGDKDMQTVMFHMEHSEQEQSQQEKH; this is translated from the coding sequence ATGACTCAGTCCCAGACCGATTTACGCAACGGCCCTGACGCCAACGGCCTGTTCGGCGCGTTCGGCGGCCGCTACGTGGCAGAAACCCTGATGCCGTTGATCCTCGACCTGGCCCGCGAATACGAAGCGGCCAAGGTCGATCCGGCTTTCAACGAAGAGCTGGCCTACTTCCAGCGCGACTACGTCGGGCGCCCAAGCCCGCTGTACTTCGCTGAACGCCTGACCGAGTTCTGTGGCGGCGCCAAGATCTACCTCAAGCGCGAAGAGCTGAACCACACCGGCGCGCACAAGATCAACAATTGCATCGGGCAGATTCTGTTGGCGCGGCGCATGGGCAAAAAACGCATCATTGCCGAGACCGGCGCCGGTATGCACGGTGTGGCCACCGCCACCGTCGCCGCGCGTTTTGGGTTGCAATGCGTGATCTACATGGGCACCACCGACATCGAACGCCAACAGGCCAACGTGTTCCGCATGAAGCTTCTGGGCGCCGAAGTGATCCCGGTGGTCGCCGGTACCGGCACCCTGAAGGACGCGATGAACGAAGCCTTGCGCGATTGGGTGACCAACGTCGACAGCACCTTCTACCTGATCGGCACCGTGGCTGGTCCACATCCTTATCCCGCGATGGTGCGCGACTTCCAGGCCGTGATCGGCAAGGAAACCCGCGACCAGATGCAGACCCAGGAAGGGCGCCTGCCTGACAGCCTGGTGGCGTGCATCGGTGGCGGCTCCAACGCCATGGGCCTGTTCCACCCGTTCCTGGATGACACCAACGTGCAGATCATCGGCGTCGAAGCGGCCGGTCATGGCATCGAAACCGGCAAGCACGCCGCCAGCCTCAACGGCGGTGTGCCCGGCGTACTGCACGGGAACCGCACCTTCCTGTTGCAAGACGACGACGGTCAAATCATCGACGCACACTCGATTTCCGCCGGCCTCGATTATCCCGGCATCGGCCCTGAGCACGCTTGGTTGCATGACATCGGCCGCGTCCAGTACACCTCGGTGACCGACGACGAAGCCCTCGCAGCCTTTCACCAATGCTGCCGCCTGGAAGGGATTATCCCTGCACTCGAAAGCGCCCACGCCTTGGCTGAAGTGTTCAAGCGCGCACCGAGCCTGCCCAAGGATCACCTGATGGTGGTCAACCTCTCAGGCCGTGGCGACAAAGACATGCAGACCGTGATGTTCCACATGGAACACTCTGAACAAGAACAATCCCAGCAGGAGAAACACTGA
- the trpA gene encoding tryptophan synthase subunit alpha: MSRLQTRFSQLKEQNRAALVTFVTAGDPGYDTSLAILKGLPAAGADVIELGMPFTDPMADGPAIQLANIRALTAKQNLAKTLQMVREFRKDNNDTPLVLMGYFNPIHKYGVPQFIDDAKAAGVDGLIVVDMPPEHNGELCDPAQAAGIDFIRLTTPTTDDRRLPTVLNGSSGFVYYVSVAGVTGAGAATLEHVEEAVTRLRRHTDLPISIGFGIRTPEQAAAIARLADGVVVGSALIDHIANASDDAQAIDGVLSLCAALSEGVRNARK, translated from the coding sequence ATGAGCCGCCTGCAAACGCGCTTTTCGCAACTCAAGGAACAGAACCGTGCCGCCCTGGTGACCTTCGTCACCGCCGGCGACCCGGGTTATGACACCTCGCTGGCGATCCTCAAGGGCTTGCCGGCGGCCGGTGCCGATGTGATCGAGCTGGGCATGCCGTTCACCGATCCAATGGCCGACGGGCCGGCCATCCAACTGGCAAACATCCGCGCGCTGACCGCCAAACAGAACCTGGCGAAAACCCTGCAAATGGTGCGTGAGTTCCGCAAAGACAACAACGACACGCCGTTAGTATTGATGGGGTATTTCAACCCGATCCACAAATACGGCGTACCGCAGTTTATTGACGACGCCAAGGCCGCCGGTGTCGACGGCCTGATTGTGGTCGACATGCCGCCCGAACATAACGGCGAACTGTGCGATCCGGCCCAGGCCGCAGGCATCGATTTTATTCGCCTGACCACGCCGACCACTGACGATAGGCGTCTACCGACCGTACTGAACGGCAGCTCCGGGTTTGTGTATTACGTATCGGTCGCTGGCGTGACCGGTGCCGGTGCCGCCACCCTGGAACACGTCGAAGAAGCCGTGACCCGTCTGCGTCGCCATACCGACCTGCCCATCAGCATCGGCTTCGGCATCCGCACGCCGGAACAAGCGGCGGCCATTGCGCGCCTGGCGGACGGGGTGGTGGTGGGTTCGGCACTGATCGATCACATCGCCAATGCCAGTGATGACGCGCAGGCGATTGATGGGGTGTTGAGTTTGTGCGCAGCGTTGTCGGAAGGTGTACGCAACGCACGTAAGTAA